Below is a window of Vicia villosa cultivar HV-30 ecotype Madison, WI unplaced genomic scaffold, Vvil1.0 ctg.000232F_1_1_3, whole genome shotgun sequence DNA.
tTCTTATTCTCCGGAACAACATCCTTACATCTTACTAGATcctaatccaacatatagatcatgtaattctctacgtaggcttccgacatattaattcctcactgcccacgagtagtactcataacactactccacatcacactttcgttgcgcgactctgattacccgtcttaagtcattttccattatattgcactctttcatattcacttcttcataagttcacacaacatggtgagtgattattttcACGATTAaatatccatcacaacttataccattaaggtaacaaaaaaaattcatcccatttatatgattccatctactaccaacaagagatttagggtgatcaagtcctaaatttgtcaatagatagtcgacaaccatatttaagcataaaccatcgttactacataatagtgtcttttccgagtttgcactcaaactcattaacatcgtcatagcccaataattcacttcgagtctttacaactcgcacattcccctctcattggatcttgtcggtaagacaccaacgtccaaacatttcacacagtccgcttcatagtcacttagcatcacgcacttgttaagtacttctcaACTTAGAAttactaatatactcgtacattactatccatatcgttccaaatcaaaatcctcgtcaaccatatttaagcataaatcatcgttactacataatagtgtcttttccgagtttgcactcaaactcattaacatcgtcatagcccaataattcacttcgagtctttacaactcgcacattcccctctcattggatcttgtcggtaagacaccaacgtccaaacatttcacacagtccgcttcatagtcacttagcatcacgcacttgttaagtacttctcaACTTAGAAttactaatatactcgtacattacaaTCCAtatcgttccaaatcaaaatcctcgtcaaccatatttaagcataaatcatcgttactacataatagtgtcttttccgagtttgcactcaaactcattaacatcgtcatagcccaataattcactttgagtctttacaactcgcacattcccctctcattggatcttgtcggtaagacaccaacgtccaaacatttcacacagtccgcttcatagtcacttagcatcacgcacttgttaagtacttctcaACTTAGAAttactaatatactcgtacattactatccatctcgttccaaatcaaaatcctcgtcGTGGCAAAAGACCGCAACAACATTCTTAACTCATGGTTTTACTCCTTATCCCATGACGTCTTTTGCGTCGAAATATATTTCCACTCGGAatttcaacaaagtcttcctcacatcaataggtgttagaaattctctacaattatttttttatacctgtcgttactttggcatcacaactacgacttcaactgttcccaaagtttgttccacctttactactaattcactcctaactaaaatccatcggtactcaaatcatctttattaccgaacatctcatcaacttattcatcaacaacatgttctactcaatttcgtttcaaacaatcgcgttagtaggcattcctattcaacaagtttcacacttccTTTACCGACTTCAAAATCTCTCTTTATAGGATCaccctactgtatttataactctcttaTAAGGgataacataatctctcctctttgtaggttcaaacgacacgttaatccgacactcaaaactcaagatatgaatttttccatcgtcatccgaaatgcaacatcgacatcatgcagcgacgctctatacgatatctccaaaactcttcaaatggtatattcaattcttaaaattacttctcaacaaaccttctaattattccttcaatccgttcaacgtTGACACTGACTTTGGTGTAAATCTTAATACTCTTCATACATTTTATAGTTTTGACCATTATATATACATTGTTGTATTCATATCAATATTTCACTCAAATATGAGAATAATTGAAAAATAAGTTATTAAACTATTTGCATATattttgaaaatacatttttaaaatatttacgaATATGTTATAAACAAAGAGTGCATCCGGAAATAtatcaaaaaaaattaagatGTTTTTTTAAGATATATATTGGACTGTAAGAAATTCTCTTGAAATTTTGAGTTAAAGtagtgatttttttttcaaatattacttataaaaaaatgaaaaaataaaaacagtACAATGGtcattttttcaaaacaaaaacctatACTTCACTTACCTAAACTTTTCCATCGGTAACAGACAAGCCATTTCCATTCTCGACTGACCACCACAAAACCCTAACTCTACCATTTCTTTCGATCTCCGGTCGATGAACGCCGAGCACTCCATGCCGGCGAACATTCACTGTTGCCTCTTTACCCGAACCATGTTGCCATACATATTTGAGATGTAGAAGTAAAAATTTGTTGGAACTactaatttaaaaaatgtttgttttattattaagttttgtttgtttgaatcatTCTTGTTAAACCATGTATGCAGGAACGTGATATGCTAAAAATCATTAGTCATTTGAGGAAGATCATTCTCCTAGTAGAGCCTAATCAGCCATGGTTCTAGGAAGTGTTGCAGTTATCAGGGTTGCAAGATTTAACCCTGAATGGTTATACAACAGTTAATCATGGTATGATTAACATTTTTATTGAGAGATGACATGCAGAGACGTCATCATTACATCTACCACATGGTGAAATGACTATCACACTGAACGATGTCACATGTCTGCTGCATCTTTCAGTTAGGGAGAGATTTTTAGATCATGGGAAGTGTGACTAAGAAGAGGTTTTGTAGTTAATGGTATAATAGTTAGGAGTTGAACCTGGGAGTGCCATGAAAAAGCTTGACAAGAACCGCATGGCTTATGCTAGGTTTAGCTATTTGCAGGAGGTGTTGATGATGAGATAGCGAAAGCACAATAGGCTGATGATGATGCTGAGTAACTAGGGCAACACATAGCGTATGCTATGAGAGCATACTTGTTGTATTTTGTTGGCACTATGATGACTTTGAGCGGATCCATAAGTACAATTGGGAGGCTGCTTGTTTGGTCTACTTGTACTGTAAATTATATGAAGGCTATAAGTGGAAGACGAAGCAGATGATCGGCAGGATCACACTTTTGACGGTAACATTTCTTGGTCTTATATTGATTTTGTTAATTATTGCAACGTCGTTACTAACTAATGATTCTTGTTTTTTCAGGCCTGGATCCTATAACAATTTCCACGCATCTCAGGTTGCTGACTTGATCATGCTTATGCTGAGGATAAGCTGCGTGCTTCTGCATTTGACTTGCTCACAGGGAACCAGGCGCCCGAGTCGTTCAGGGTGTATATTGACCACTTGGTCTTTGATGATATACACTTTCATTCTTACGCCGACCACCGTGTGACGATTCCATTTGAGGACATTGTCTTATACTCATGAAGATTGGCTTACAGGTCGTGTAAGAGGGCTCCTCATCTTCCTGAGCGCGTCATGCGTCAATTCAACTACATGTAGTACATTCCCATTCAAATATGAGAATAATTGAAAAATAAGTTATTGAACTATCTGCATAtatttcgaaaatacatttttaaaatatttacgaATATGCATCTCTTGAATAAACTTATGTTATAAACAAAGAGTGCATCCGGAAAtatatctaaaaaaaaattaagaaattttttaaaaattacataaGATGTTTTTTTAAGATATATATTGGACTGTAAGAAATTCTCTTGAAATTTTGAGTTAAAgtagtgattttttttttcaaatattacttataaaaaaatgaaaaaataaaaacagtACAATGGtcattttttcaaaacaaaaacctatACTTCACTTACCTAAACTTTTCCATCGGTAACAGACAAGCCATTTCATTTCAACTCTTATTTCTTTCACAAACTTACTATTCctcaaaccctaaccctaattcccTTTTGGTTCCTTTCACTTATGGCAGATTGGTCGCAGCTTCCAAAAGATCTTCTGCAATTAATATCGGAAAAACTCAACAGTGATTTCTACATTCTTCGTTTTCGTTCTGTCTGTTCCACATGGCGACTTTCCATACCAAAACCTCACAACTATTTCCCCTTGGAGCTCCCGCACTTTTCCAAATACGGCAAACTCTACAAACACAGCATCTTTCTCATCAAACCACCTGCAACACCCAACCAACAAACTCTATACCGCCCTTGGTTGCTCAGAATCAGTCCAACTTCATCCGGAAAAGTTAACTTCTTGCACCCCTTTTTACTTGACACACCTATACAGTTCAGCCTCCTCAACTTCAACCAACTCTCTGTCTATGAACTCGGACACATTTATATTCACGGGATTTTATATCCAAATTCATCTACCGTCAAATATCGTCCTTATGATCGCTATGTTGCCACGTTTCAGGGGGAACAACTTCTTGATATTGTCACACTCGATATTTACTCCGGGGAGGTGGCAATGTTCTGCTGTGGGGACAATCGTTGGACTAAGCTCTCCAGTGTGGCAACATTCTACCAAGACATTTGCATTTTTAAAGGTCGGCCTTGTGTAACAGATAGAACTGGTCGAACTTTGATGATCAGATCAGATTTGAGCGTTCATTTGGTGGTTGAGTCAGTGTTTGGTGCCGATGACTGTGGCGTCGTTTACATTATGGTGGAAAATGAGTCTGAGTTGTTGCTAGTTCACAAATATAAAGATTATCCTGATGGTAATTATAATCATTATGATGATGATGAGCTTCTAAGGTTTGATGTATTTAGGCTTGACCAGAGAGAGAAAAAGTGGCTGAAGTTGGAAAATTTAGGGGATATGGTTTTGTTTTTGGGACAAGGCTATTCGTTTGCTATATCGGCGTCGGATTTGGGTTTTGAAAATGGGAATTCTGTGATTTATTGTAACCATATTTGTAGCGAAATGAGGGTTTTTCCCTTGGACCAACAACGGACTTTTCCTTTGTCTGATTATCCAGATTATGTCAAGTTGTTCTGGCCACCTCCGGAGTGGATTGCCAGTAGGTGCTTGTAACAAAGTAAGTTATTTGAATTGAAGTTTTCTAATGTAATAGTGATTGATAGTGTATTATTATAGTGCCTTGTTTTCTTTGTTAGATTGGATAAATTTTGCAACTAGTACTTTTGGAAATAGGAATATTGAAATGATCCTCATCTTACATTTTGACCATAACTTTTTCCAACTAATACCTTCTTTGTTAAGTTGAAATTGGTATCTAGGCTTCTATTTTTTTCATAAGTTCCTTTGTATAactcaaattagggtttactaCTTATGAGTAAGGGATTAACAAGTGCAACATGAGAATTAATGTTAAAGGACTTTAGGTCTTAGAAGAGATTAACTAGTTAATATTATATCCATGAAGTGTGGAAGATTCTACTATATGCTTTAACATGCTTTTTGGTATAAAGCTCAAGGTTAAACCAGTAGTGCATCCTTCCACAAAGATAACAATGTCCACACTTGTTATAATTATGCTTGCAGGTTCCGACAATTGTCCTGTTTAGTGTTTCCATAACTTCAATAGAATGCTGCTATTAATCTTTTGATATTATACCCTCAGTTTATTTAGTGTTTCCATAAGTTGCAGTGTAAATGGTAAGAAATTTCCTTCCTAGTTGACTCTTaactttttttttgaagttgtatGAGTGATGTTAATATTGATTCCCATTGTGATATTTATGTACAATGGTAGTGGTGGATTGAAAATAAAACTTAGTTAAGAGAATGTAGAGTAAGCAAAATTTTCTCTTTAACCATGTTGAATTGATGTCTTACAGTTTTGCATTAATAGAAATTTTAGAGAGACTAATGTTGTTGTAGATGAGCCCTTATTTAATTGTCTGATGACTTGGATACTTCATTTATTTTCCCTAAGTATTACCTATTTGCAGAGTTTATTAGTTATATTTGTGAGCTACTGCTTGTTCTTATTTAATATTTCCATAATTTCTTTTGTAGGTATTGAAGAACTCTAATCCATCTTTAGTTTGTTTTGGTCTCTGATGAGAAGCTTTAATCATGTTTAATGAAGTTAAACGAATTATGCATTAAAGTTACTATCCATTTAGAAACAATGATTGTAAGTTTGAGAAGTTTATTTCTTTACCTCCGTCCCAATGAATGACATTATTTTATCATCTAATTTTGTGGGTTTAAACTAGAGTTGGACCTTGTGGTATACTCAACAACAAGTTGAGCAAAAGATGATAACTTGTTCTCTAGCAATCTTGTTGGACAATCATATTTCTCAATTAGTCCTGCTCTATTGTTTTGCATTAGTGTCCAATAAATTCCAAGATCAAAGAAGAATATAACACAATAGTACAACATATCCTTTCTCACCTTGATTAAGTAGTAGAACCATATCATTGTCAATAACAGAAGTTATTCTATGTGCAATTGTAATGACTGTGCAATCAGAAAAATGTTGCTCAAGAGTTTGCTGTATCAAATTATCGGTTGCCGTGTCAACTGATGCAGTAGATTCATCTAGTACCATTACTTTACTCTTCTTAAGCAGCACCCTACCAAGACAAACCAACTGTCTTTGACCCATACTCCAATTCTCACTCACTGCAACATCCATTTTTTATATTAACAATAGGTTCATTCCATGAATATGTGTTTCATAGGTTTAAAAGACAAACCTGATGAGTCTAACTTTCCTTCTTTCTTTCTAACTTCATCTCCAAGTTACTTATCTAGTGCCTATATAAAATAATGTCAATCAACATGCAAAGTGACTATAAGTAGAGTTTTGAAGAAGGTGTGTGACTGCA
It encodes the following:
- the LOC131625657 gene encoding F-box protein SKIP23-like produces the protein MADWSQLPKDLLQLISEKLNSDFYILRFRSVCSTWRLSIPKPHNYFPLELPHFSKYGKLYKHSIFLIKPPATPNQQTLYRPWLLRISPTSSGKVNFLHPFLLDTPIQFSLLNFNQLSVYELGHIYIHGILYPNSSTVKYRPYDRYVATFQGEQLLDIVTLDIYSGEVAMFCCGDNRWTKLSSVATFYQDICIFKGRPCVTDRTGRTLMIRSDLSVHLVVESVFGADDCGVVYIMVENESELLLVHKYKDYPDGNYNHYDDDELLRFDVFRLDQREKKWLKLENLGDMVLFLGQGYSFAISASDLGFENGNSVIYCNHICSEMRVFPLDQQRTFPLSDYPDYVKLFWPPPEWIASRCL